One Branchiostoma floridae strain S238N-H82 chromosome 1, Bfl_VNyyK, whole genome shotgun sequence genomic region harbors:
- the LOC118419679 gene encoding cytochrome P450 2U1-like yields MTMESIDLTTGLVLVCSFLLSLLCLRTWVGHRGRPDKFPPSPPGLPLLGNLLSLIREPHLQLTAWRRRYGDVFSLRMGPQDVVVVNGCAAIKEALVMKGAHFSDRPALFLTETSQSQKGIIMKKYGADWKSFRRFGLSSLRYFGVGKKTLEPSIQQECRRLCQSFEGMDGEPFDPCRFLQIATGNVINAIALGRRFEPNDPDYQEQLERTDVAFKLFLQAQILNFYPTLRYVPGLRGMLKKWKEVYILSVQWFQKIIDDHKTTFDPSVIRDVTDVCLLELHQNKGSNTFLKEENTWHIVGDFLAAGTETTATTLSWALLYLALNPAWQRKVQEELGIVVGSDEISPYSRREELPYTEATILESQRIRTTVPLSVPHCTSSPTSLQGYDIPAHTQVWVNLWSVHMDPAYWSQPDTFDPGRFLDDNGRVQVPESFMPFSTGRRICLGEQLAKMELFLFLTSLLQKFTFKLPEGAPVPDMSGEIGVTLLPKPYKLQAMSRKTSM; encoded by the exons ATGACAATGGAGTCTATCGACCTGACCACAGGTCTCGTCTTGGTCTGTTCGTTCCTGCTGTCGCTCCTCTGTCTCCGGACATGGGTGGGGCACCGCGGCCGTCCCGACAAGTTTCCCCCCAGCCCCCCTGGGCTGCCGCTCCTGGGGAACCTGCTGTCTCTGATCCGGGAGCCCCACCTGCAGCTGACGGCGTGGCGGCGCCGGTACGGAGACGTGTTCAGTCTGCGGATGGGTCCTCAGGACGTGGTGGTTGTGAACGGGTGTGCCGCCATCAAGGAGGCCCTGGTCATGAAGGGCGCGCACTTCTCCGACAGACCCGCGCTGTTCCTTACGGAAACTTCTCAATCACAGAAAG GAATCATCATGAAAAAGTACggtgctgactggaaaagtttCCGGCGATTCGGTCTCTCCAGTCTTCGCTACTTCGGTGTCGGCAAAAAAACACTCGAACCCAGCATTCAGCAGGAATGCCGCCGACTTTGTCAGTCATTTGAG GGAATGGACGGAGAGCCTTTCGATCCTTGCCGTTTTCTCCAAATTGCCACCGGCAATGTCATCAATGCCATTGCACTTGGAAGACGGTTTGAGCCGAACGATCCCGATTATCAGGAACAATTGGAGCGGACCGATGTCGCCTTCAAGCTGTTTCTTCAGGCCCAGATTCTCAACTTTTATCCAACCCTACGATACGTCCCTGGCCTTCGTGGGATGTTAAAGAAGTGGAAAGAAGTGTATATCCTTTCAGTACAGTGGTTTCAAAAGATAATCGATGACCACAAGACGACCTTCGACCCTTCCGTGATCCGTGACGTAACTGACGTGTGCCTGCTGGAACTTCACCAAAACAAAGGAAGCAACACCTTCCTGAAGGAGGAAAACACTTGGCACATCGTGGGAGATTTCCTTGCGGCAGGTACAGAGACGACCGCGACGACTCTCTCTTGGGCACTGCTCTACCTCGCGCTCAACCCTGCGTGGCAGCGGAAAGTCCAAGAGGAGCTGGGTATCGTGGTAGGAAGTGATGAAATCTCGCCGTACTCCAGACGTGAGGAGTTGCCCTACACAGAAGCGACCATCCTGGAGAGTCAGCGAATCCGAACCACGGTTCCCCTGTCCGTGCCCCACTGCACCTCGTCCCCGACCAGCCTACAGGGGTACGACATCCCTGCACACACCCAGGTGTGGGTTAACCTGTGGTCCGTCCACATGGACCCTGCCTACTGGTCCCAGCCGGACACGTTCGACCCCGGCAGGTTCCTGGACGACAACGGGAGGGTCCAGGTCCCAGAGTCCTTCATGCCATTCTCCACAG GACGAAGAATTTGCCTCGGCGAGCAGCTGGCCAAGATGGAACTTTTCCTGTTCCTCACGTCCCTGCTGCAGAAGTTCACCTTCAAACTGCCAGAGGGCGCGCCTGTACCAGACATGTCTGGAGAGATTGGCGTCACCCTTCTACCCAAACCCTACAAGCTGCAAGCCATGTCGCGCAAGACTTCAATGTGA